Proteins from a genomic interval of Plutella xylostella chromosome 24, ilPluXylo3.1, whole genome shotgun sequence:
- the LOC105390751 gene encoding T-complex protein 1 subunit eta gives MQPQILVLKEGTDSSQGKPQLISNINACQLVVDAVRTTLGPRGMDKLIVDHQGKAVISNDGATIMKLLDIVHPAAKTLVDIAKSQDAEVGDGTTSVVILAGELLKRLKPFVEEGVHPRIIARAVRTASRLAVERVRELAVRIDNKSPEEQRDLLQKCAVTAMSSKLIHQQKGHFSKMVVDAVLSLDAPLLPLDMIGIKKVSGGALEDSFLVAGVAFKKTFSYAGFEMQPKTYTDCTIALLNIELELKAERDNAEVRVDNVVEYQKVVDAEWRILYEKLEALHKSGASVVLSKLPIGDVATQYFADRDMFCAGRVPDEDLRRTQRACGGAVLSSVRELAPAALGRCQSFTERQVGGERYNIFTGCPAAKTCTLILRGGAEQFLEETERSLHDAIMIVRRTIKNDAVVAGGGAIDMELSKYLREYSKSVMGKEQLLLAAAARALEAVPRQLCDNAGFDATNLLNKLRQKHHQGEIWYGIDIQKEDIADNFASCVWEPAVVKINAITAACEAAAQILSIDETIKNVKAGDAPQMGGMPGRGMGRPRMG, from the exons CAACCGCAGATCCTAGTTCTGAAGGAGGGCACGGACTCGTCGCAAGGCAAGCCGCAGCTCATCTCTAACATCAATGCCTGCCAGCTCGTTGTCGATGCG GTGCGCACGACGCTGGGCCCGCGCGGCATGGACAAGCTCATTGTGGACCACCAGGGCAAGGCCGTCATCTCCAACGACGGAGCCACCATCATGAAG TTGCTGGACATTGTTCATCCCGCCGCCAAGACCCTCGTGGACATCGCCAAGTCGCAGGACGCTGAG GTCGGCGACGGCACCACGTCAGTAGTGATCCTGGCCGGAGAGCTGCTCAAGAGATTGAAGCCTTTTGTTGAAGAGG GCGTGCACCCGCGCATCATCGCGCGCGCGGTGCGCACGGCGTCGCGGCTCGCCGTGGAGCGCGTGCGCGAGCTCGCCGTGCGCATCGACAACAAGTCGCCCGAGGAACAGAG GGACCTACTGCAGAAGTGCGCGGTGACGGCGATGTCGTCGAAGCTGATCCACCAACAGAAGGGGCACTTCTCCAAGATGGTGGTGGACGCCGTGCTGTCGCTGGACGCGCCGCTGCTGCCGCTGGATATGATCG GCATCAAGAAGGTGTCGGGCGGCGCGCTGGAGGACAGCTTCCTGGTGGCGGGCGTGGCCTTCAAGAAGACCTTCTCGTACGCCGGCTTCGAGATGCAGCCCAAGACCTACACAGACTGCACCATCGCGCTGCTCAACATCGAGCTCGAGCTGAAGGCTGAGAGGGACAACGCTGAG GTGCGCGTGGACAACGTGGTGGAGTACCAGAAGGTGGTGGACGCGGAGTGGCGCATCCTGTACGAGAAGCTGGAGGCGCTGCACAAGTCCGGCGCCTCCGTGGTGCTCAGCAAGCTGCCCATCGGCGACGTGGCCACGCAGTACTTCGCCGACCG CGACATGTTCTGCGCGGGGCGCGTGCCGGACGAGGACTTGCGGCGCACGCAGCGCGCGTGCGGCGGCGCCGTGCTGTCGTCGGTGCGCGAGCTGGCGCCCGCCGCGCTCGGCCGCTGCCAGAGCTTCACCGAGCGGCAGGTCGGCGGCGAGCGGTACAACATCTTCACTG GCTGCCCGGCGGCGAAGACGTGCACGCTGATCCTGCGCGGCGGCGCCGAGCAGTTCCTCGAGGAGACGGAGCGATCGCTGCACGACGCCATCATGATCGTGCGCCGCACCATCAAGAACGACGCCGTCGTCGCCG gcggcggcgcgatCGACATGGAACTCTCCAAGTACCTGCGCGAATACTCCAAGTCTGTGATGGGCAAGGAGCAGCTGCTGCTGGcggccgcggcgcgcgcgctcgAGGCCGTGCCCCGGCAGCTGTGCGACAACGCCGGGTTTGATGCCACCAACCTGCTCAACAAACTCCGGCAGAAACATCATCAGG GTGAGATCTGGTACGGCATCGACATCCAGAAGGAGGACATCGCGGACAACTTCGCGTCGTGCGTGTGGGAGCCCGCCGTCGTCAAGATCAACGCCATCACCGCCGCCTGCGAGGCCGCCGCGCAg ATCCTGTCCATCGACGAGACCATCAAGAACGTGAAGGCGGGCGACGCGCCGCAGATGGGCGGCATGCCCGGCCGCGGCATGGGCCGCCCGCGCATGGGCTAA
- the LOC105390750 gene encoding uncharacterized protein LOC105390750 has protein sequence MSAVTLFLFFASAFTNLAAWTIDLPEVRQYYFSKYGNNFDDTTKVELKNDEYIYNNFHSNSEHHEHNPGYQGPIGDLQSIYEGENKHFNGGEKYAEEYEYQSYMEKKVHNIVHSGSLYLEALQRAIEEFTRRLEDCSSANYTTLVASGRYSSCARITERGEHVRRVAQLALHTAGLLRDRDYARGHEQEELFEDRALLLRLAFFLDKLTELTGFEPDLAPHLTTTPEPTTQAPVATSPFNVMNISVPEDVKLMMMNCLNNDDTSVPATERCKYPLPLPGTMMESLNMTNDNSAQNSSMNFRSSQSVLPAAPPASPAAASTRPDLDTSQSLLMSKLLTASPAAADTPAKSIRKRSAPNENPIEEFAKFYAKYKAWTNANPIEGKPLQHEFEDHNELRVKRSKRSATLKAVKEDVTSHNMEDLRKAAQGVVNQGRQAKVLTKRSYRSRARARVPEDPLQDISYYVKNKKGTELNPDPVQAAQVRLGLERIFRTGNPEVIRRYGSNYNPANFDHLSSGLLRSLAEAS, from the exons ATGTCCGCTGTAacgttgtttttgtttttcgcGAGTGCATTTACGAATCTCGCCGCGTGGACTATAGACTTGCCGGAAGTCCGACAGTACTATTTTAGCAAATACGGAAATAACTTCGACGATACCACTAAAGTGGAGTTGAAGAATGATGAGTATATCTACAACAACTTCCATAGCAACAGTGAACATCACGAGCACAACCCTGGGTACCAGGGGCCCATAGGGGACTTGCAGAGCATTTACGAAGgagaaaataaacattttaatggaGGGGAGAAGTACGCGGAGGAGTATGAGTACCAGTCTTACATGGAGAAGAAA GTGCACAACATAGTGCACAGCGGCAGCCTGTACCTCGAGGCGCTGCAGCGAGCCATCGAGGAGTTCACGCGCCGGCTGGAGGACTGCAGCTCCGCTAATTATACCACG CTGGTGGCGTCGGGGCGCTACTCCTCCTGCGCGCGCATCACAGAGCGCGGCGAGCACGTGCGGCGCGTGGCCCAGCTCGCTCTACACACGGCGGGGCTGCTGCGGGACAGGGACTACGCACGGGGACACGAGCAG GAGGAGTTGTTCGAGGACCGCGCGCTGCTGCTGCGGCTGGCGTTCTTCCTCGACAAGCTCACGGAGCTCACGGGCTTCGAGCCCGACCTCGCGCCGCACCTCACCACCACGCCCG AGCCAACAACACAAGCGCCAGTGGCGACATCTCCATTCAACGTGATGAACATATCGGTCCCAGAAGACGtgaagctgatgatgatgaactgtCTGAACAACGACGACACATCCGTGCCCGCCACCGAGCGCTGCAAGTACCCGCTGCCGCTGCCGGGAACCATGATGGAATCGCTGAACATGACCA ATGACAACTCAGCTCAAAACAGTTCAATGAACTTCAGAAGCAGTCAGTCGGTGCTACctgccgcgccccccgcgtcCCCCGCCGCAGCCAGCACCCGCCCCGACCTCGACACTTCCCAGTCGCTACTCATGTCCAAACTGCTGACAGCTTCACCCGCTGCTGCTGACACTCCCGCCAAATCCATCCGGAAACGCTCAGCACCCAATGAAAATCCCATTGAAGAATTCGCTAAATTCTATGCCAAGTATAAAGCTTGGACCAATGCGAATCCCATAGAAGGTAAACCTTTACAGCACGAGTTTGAAGACCACAATGAATTGCGGGTCAAACGTTCAAAGAGATCAGCAACTCTCAAAGCAGTTAAAGAAGATGTCACGAGCCACAACATGGAGGATTTGAGGAAAGCTGCTCAGGGTGTTGTCAATCAAGGAAGGCAGGCTAAAGTGTTAACAAAGCGCTCCTACAGAAGCCGCGCAAGAGCGCGCGTGCCCGAGGACCCGCTGCAGGACATCAGCTACTACGTGAAGAACAAGAAGGGCACGGAGCTGAACCCCGATCCCGTGCAGGCGGCGCAGGTGCGGCTGGGCCTCGAGCGCATCTTCCGCACCGGCAACCCCGAGGTCATCCGCCGCTACGGCTCCAACTACAACCCCGCCAACTTCGACCATCTCAGCTCCGGCCTGCTCAGGAGTTTGGCAGAGGCGAGCTAG